One genomic window of Onychostoma macrolepis isolate SWU-2019 chromosome 25, ASM1243209v1, whole genome shotgun sequence includes the following:
- the LOC131533915 gene encoding melanocortin receptor 4-like, which yields MNISQSSAGLGTVLPLTSLENVLLFLFNVILATAIIFFNVSVFIAIVMNRSLRNENRFMYMLSTCLSDICTGVSYYYAGLMDVRDYYDSPTRTFYIVPTFLGLSYMAILAAQADRYHAVSAPFKYSQRMTRSRTLLVILVYWVYAFLIVAVNNLVTLGVAKRVTSFGTFVANIFTVIIMIGLNVRLFFIAKFQLQREPPSEERDNKRASIYLIVIVAVCFLIAWLPLFLHVIVCNFAGSTCYTFRNEGSDPLRILPRVNAVLTPLLYIRGCSALRSTLLSKVWRTTCCKRKGVNPLSMEKNGAVVFKM from the exons ATGAATATTTCTCAGAGCAGTGCGGGTCTCGGCACAGTGCTGCCTCTTACTAGTTTAGAGAATGTGCTTTTGTTCCTCTTTAATGTAATTCTCGCCACCGCCATCATTTTCTTCAACGTCTCCGTGTTTATCGCCATCGTGATGAACAGATCCCTGCGGAACGAGAACCGCTTCATGTACATGCTCAGCACGTGTCTGAGTGATATCTGCACGGGCGTCTCGTATTATTATGCTGGACTTATGGATGTACGCGATTATTATGATTCCCCGACTCGCACTTTTTACATCGTTCCCACTTTTCTGGGTCTGTCCTATATGGCGATTCTGGCCGCGCAAGCGGACCGCTACCACGCGGTCTCTGCGCCTTTCAAATACTCGCAGCGCATGACGCGAAGCAGAACCCTGCTGGTGATTCTGGTTTACTGGGTTTATGCTTTTTTGATAGTGGCTGTTAATAATTTGGTTACTTTGGGGGTTGCTAAAAGAGTTACAAGCTTTGGCACTTTTGTGGCGAACATTTTCACCGTCATTATCATGATTGGGTTGAACGTCAGGCTGTTCTTCATCGCCAAATTTCAGCTACAACGCGAACCCCCGAGCGAGGAACGCGACAACAAGCGCGCGTCCATTTATCTCATCGTAATAGTAGCCGTGTGTTTTCTGATCGCGTGGTTGCCCCTTTTTCTTCATGTTATTGTGTGTAATTTCGCGGGGTCTACATGTTATACGTTCAGAAATGAGGGTTCAGACCCTCTGCGCATTCTGCCACGGGTTAATGCAGTTCTGACCCCTTTATTGTATATCAGGGGCTGTTCAGCACTAAGGAGCACACTACTAAGTAAAGTCTGGAGAACCACATGCTGCAAGAGGAAAGG tgTGAACCCTCTGTCTATGGAGAAGAATGGAGCTGTCGTCTTCAAGATGTGA
- the LOC131534987 gene encoding melanocortin receptor 4-like, giving the protein MKPVSRNLPRESQTVLILKTPRDRNRTSVHSRALIINGCALFHVHALRLSSLMNISESSAGLGTVLPLSSFENVLLFLFNIILATAIIFINMSVFIAIVISRSLRNENRFMYMLSTCLSDICTGVSYYYTGVIDVRDYYDSPTRTYYIALTFLGLSYMAILAAQADRYHAVSAPFKYSQRMTRSRTLLVILVYWVYGFLIVAVNNLVPIGVAKRVTFFAAFLGNIFTVGIMIGLNFRLFFIAKFQLGREPPSEERDNKRASIYLIVIVAVCFLIAWLPLFLHVIVCNFTGSVCYLFKNEGTDPLRILARLNAVTTPLLYIRGCTPLRSTVMIKVWRIPCYKSKG; this is encoded by the coding sequence ATGAAACCAGTTTCCAGGAACTTGCCACGTGAATCTCAGACCGTCCTCATTTTAAAAACGCCCCGGGACCGCAATCGGACCTCAGTTCACTCGCGCGCTCTCATCATCAATGGTTGCGCTCTCTTCCATGTGCATGCACTGAGACTCTCATCACTCATGAATATTTCTGAAAGTAGCGCGGGTCTCGGCACTGTGCTGCCTCTTAGTAGTTTCGAGAACgtgcttttgtttctcttcaaTATAATTCTCGCCACCGCCATTATTTTCATCAATATGTCCGTGTTTATTGCCATCGTGATAAGCCGATCACTACGGAACGAGAACCGCTTCATGTACATGCTCAGCACGTGTCTCAGTGATATCTGCACGGGTGTCTCGTATTATTATACTGGAGTCATCGATGTACGCGATTATTATGATTCTCCAACTCGCACTTACTACATCGCTCTCACTTTTCTGGGTCTGTCCTATATGGCGATTCTGGCCGCGCAAGCGGACCGCTACCACGCGGTCTCAGCGCCTTTCAAATACTCGCAGCGCATGACGCGAAGCAGAACCCTGCTGGTGATTCTGGTTTACTGGGTTTATGGTTTTCTGATAGTGGCTGTTAATAATTTGGTGCCTATAGGGGTTGCTAAAAGAGTGACGTTCTTTGCTGCTTTTCTGGGGAACATTTTCACCGTCGGTATTATGATTGGGTTGAACTTCAGGCTGTTCTTCATCGCCAAATTTCAGCTAGGACGCGAACCTCCGAGCGAGGAACGCGACAACAAACGCGCGTCCATTTATCTCATCGTAATAGTGGCCGTATGTTTTTTGATTGCATGGCTGCCCCTTTTTCTTCATGTTATTGTGTGTAATTTTACGGGGTCTGTATgctatttgttcaaaaatgagGGCACAGACCCTCTGCGCATTTTGGCGCGTCTCAATGCAGTCACCACTCCATTACTGTACATCAGAGGCTGTACTCCACTCAGGAGCACCGTAATGATTAAAGTCTGGAGAATACCCTGCTACAAGAGTAAAGGGTAA